A part of Haliotis asinina isolate JCU_RB_2024 chromosome 10, JCU_Hal_asi_v2, whole genome shotgun sequence genomic DNA contains:
- the LOC137298620 gene encoding uncharacterized protein, translating to MKTSNVEIVSNTHARTDYNTAASVEYHYIDNVQDSVYQQATEENQPEAENDYEFIAETNPGYDYIEPVNDPRTFSRRGIVCLVPIFAGVVVNTMAGFFFGAFLLPIPTVVQMVSSRETSTIFMVVNAVAAASSGPLMIRYGFRKVAFFGSVLLIFSCISSSLATIDDLKPFITLSVMKGFSVGLLRSTGVVATVDHLKTRPAVAVIISYNSFITGEFSSLFTLIRSGIGLEIPALLGLVAVLFLQKNSHTHQNVTMLFKHPPFYALVLLAAVCSMVLSQVMLPVALVSSTERSSLKLALPLLCCCQLAGGIIGAEITPSVIVILDKILRETSSVSGAMYFGGVSLIVAGIGAIIAWVLLVRRGSRPSHVPAEHINHEEGDHTGDGERDDHAVGQTEDHVEGQTEDHFQDHVESQVEIQVEDHVEDHVEGQVEDHVEDHVKIQVEGQVEDHLEDNVEIQVEDHVQDHVEGQVEDHVEDHVEGQVEDHVEDHVEGQVEDHVEDQVEVQVEDHVEDHVESQVEDHVEGQVQDHVDNHVVVEAEDTWN from the exons ATGAAAACATCCAACGTCGAAATCGTGTCTAATACTCATGCCCGAACTGACTACAACACTGCAGCGTCGGTGGAATACCACTACATTGACAACGTCCAAGACTCCGTCTATCAACAGGCGACGGAGGAAAACCAACCGGAAGCCGAAAATGATTATGAATTCATTGCTGAAACCAATCCTGGTTATGACTACATTGAACCAGTAAACGACCCTCGTACG TTTTCGAGAAGGGGTATTGTTTGTCTCGTACCTATATTTGCTGGCGTGGTAGTGAACACCATGGCTGGCTTCTTCTTTGGGGCCTTTCTACTGCCGATCCCTACAGTTGTACAGATGGTCTCTAGCAGGGAAACTTCTACCATATTCATGGTAGTTAACGCAGTGGCAG CTGCCTCTTCTGGTCCGCTTATGATCAGATACGGCTTCCGCAAGGTCGCTTTTTTCGGAAGTGTTTTACTCATCTTTTCCTGTATCTCGTCGTCATTGGCAACCATAGATGACCTTAAGCCATTCATCACACTCAGCGTCATGAAAG GTTTTTCTGTTGGTCTTCTTCGATCTACTGGAGTGGTAGCTACAGTAGACCACCTCAAGACTCGCCCAGCTGTCGCAGTTATCATCAGCTACAATAGCTTCATCACTGGAGAATTTAGTTCCCTATTCACCCTCATTCGCTCCGGAATAGGGCTTGAGATACCTGCTTTATTGGGACTTGTGGCGGTATTGTTTCTACAAAAGAACTCACACACCCATCAAAATGTGACCATGCTCTTCAAACATCCACCGTTTTATGCCCTCGTATTGCTAGCAGCTGTCTGTTCTATGG TGCTCTCCCAGGTAATGTTGCCAGTAGCTCTGGTCAGCAGTACTGAAAGAAGCAGCCTGAAGCTGGCCCTCCCTCTCTTGTGCTGTTGTCAGTTAGCGGGAGGAATTATTGGTGCTGAGATTACGC CATCTGTCATTGTGATTTTAGACAAAATCCTGAGGGAAACATCGTCAGTAAGTGGTGCCATGTATTTCGGTGGAGTATCCCTGATCGTTGCCGGAATTGGAGCCATCATTGCATGGGTGTTATTGGTAAGACGCGGGTCTCGTCCTAGCCATGTGCCTGCCGAACACATCAACCATGAGGAGGGAGATCACACTGGTGATGGTGAGAGAGACGACCATGCCGTGGGTCAAACCGAGGACCATGTCGAGGGTCAAACCGAGGACCATTTCCAGGACCATGTCGAGAGTCAAGTCGAGATTCAAGTCGAGGACCATGTCGAGGACCATGTTGAGGGTCAAGTCGAGGACCATGTCGAGGACCATGTCAAGATTCAAGTCGAGGGTCAAGTCGAGGACCATCTCGAGGACAATGTCGAGATTCAAGTCGAGGACCATGTCCAGGACCATGTTGAGGGTCAAGTCGAGGACCATGTCGAGGACCATGTCGAGGGTCAAGTCGAGGACCATGTCGAGGACCATGTGGAGGGTCAAGTCGAGGACCATGTCGAGGACCAAGTCGAGGTTCAAGTCGAGGACCATGTCGAGGACCATGTCGAGAGTCAAGTCGAGGACCATGTGGAAGGTCAAGTCCAGGACCACGTCGACAACCACGTCGTGGTCGAGGCTGAGGACACTTGGAATTGA